One window of the Pseudarthrobacter sp. ATCC 49987 genome contains the following:
- the trmD gene encoding tRNA (guanosine(37)-N1)-methyltransferase TrmD: protein MRIDVVTIFPEYLAPLELSLIGKARQDGLLELNVHDLRDFTTDRHRTVDDTPYGGGAGMVMKPEPWAQALASVAADRPGGSGPERAAKPVLIVPSPAGERFTQAAAHELAGEDRLVFACGRYEGIDERVMEWAADHFTVRPMSLGDYVLNGGEVAVLAMVEAIGRLLPGVVGNPESLVEESHSDGLLEYPVYTKPSSWRDREVPAVLLSGNHGKIAQWRRHEQYRRTAERRPDLLAGFDAGKLPRADRTAFADLGYAVVDGRLERRPDAGGNSA, encoded by the coding sequence ATGAGGATCGACGTCGTCACCATCTTCCCCGAGTACCTGGCACCGCTGGAACTGTCGCTGATCGGCAAGGCGCGCCAGGACGGGCTGCTGGAGCTCAACGTCCACGACCTCCGGGATTTCACCACGGACCGCCACAGGACCGTGGATGACACCCCGTACGGCGGCGGCGCCGGCATGGTCATGAAGCCCGAGCCCTGGGCCCAGGCCCTGGCGTCCGTTGCGGCAGACCGTCCGGGCGGTTCCGGCCCGGAGCGGGCAGCCAAGCCGGTCCTGATCGTCCCGTCCCCGGCGGGGGAGCGGTTCACCCAGGCCGCGGCCCACGAGCTCGCCGGGGAAGACCGGCTGGTGTTCGCCTGCGGGCGCTACGAAGGCATCGATGAGCGCGTCATGGAATGGGCGGCCGACCACTTCACGGTGCGGCCGATGAGCCTCGGCGACTACGTGCTCAACGGCGGCGAAGTGGCAGTGCTGGCGATGGTGGAGGCCATCGGGCGCCTGCTGCCCGGCGTTGTTGGCAACCCTGAATCCCTCGTGGAGGAATCGCACTCGGACGGCCTGCTGGAGTACCCCGTCTACACCAAGCCCTCGAGCTGGCGGGACCGCGAGGTCCCCGCGGTGCTGCTCAGCGGCAACCACGGCAAGATCGCCCAGTGGCGCCGGCACGAGCAGTACCGGCGCACCGCCGAACGGCGCCCGGACCTCCTCGCCGGGTTCGACGCCGGCAAGCTGCCCCGCGCGGACCGGACCGCTTTTGCGGACCTGGGGTACGCCGTCGTCGACGGCCGCCTGGAACGCCGCCCCGACGCCGGCGGTAATTCCGCCTGA
- the rplS gene encoding 50S ribosomal protein L19, translating to MHILDSVDAASLRTDIPVFRAGDTLKVHVNIIEGKNSRVQVFQGFVLGRHGDGLRETFSIRKVSFGVGVERKFPVHSPIIEKIELVSKGDVRRAKLYYMRNLRGKAAKIKEKRDFQTAK from the coding sequence ATGCACATTCTCGATTCCGTAGATGCAGCCTCGCTGCGCACCGATATTCCGGTCTTCCGCGCGGGTGACACCCTCAAGGTTCACGTGAACATCATCGAAGGCAAGAACTCCCGTGTCCAGGTGTTCCAGGGCTTCGTCCTTGGCCGCCACGGCGACGGACTGCGCGAAACCTTCAGCATCCGCAAGGTCTCCTTCGGCGTTGGCGTGGAGCGCAAGTTCCCGGTGCACTCCCCGATCATCGAGAAGATCGAGCTCGTCTCAAAGGGTGACGTGCGCCGCGCCAAGCTGTACTACATGCGCAACCTGCGCGGCAAGGCCGCCAAGATCAAGGAAAAGCGCGACTTCCAGACCGCTAAGTAA
- the lepB gene encoding signal peptidase I translates to MEQTKRQPRKLGWRFVLLAVVLAVLISGLVRSLWLDVYYIPSASMEPLFREGDRILVSRTDFRADPAARGDIVVFDGRGSFAPLNSGNGPVLDFLGGAGHWIGLSGGDNTYIKRVIGLPGDHVVCCDAGGHLTVNGQQVAEPYLYAGDVPSELKFSVLVPPGRLWLMGDHRSLSADSRSLLGAPGGGMVPQERVIGRPVQIIWPLDRFTAVARPSGAATTTAKNGQ, encoded by the coding sequence ATGGAACAGACAAAACGCCAGCCCAGGAAACTCGGCTGGCGTTTTGTTTTGCTGGCCGTGGTGCTGGCCGTGCTCATCAGCGGCCTGGTCCGCTCGCTATGGCTCGATGTCTACTACATCCCCTCCGCCTCGATGGAGCCGCTCTTCCGCGAAGGGGACAGGATCCTCGTGTCACGGACGGACTTCCGCGCCGATCCGGCGGCACGTGGCGACATCGTCGTCTTCGACGGCCGCGGCTCCTTCGCCCCGCTGAACAGCGGCAACGGTCCTGTGCTGGACTTTCTGGGCGGCGCCGGGCACTGGATCGGCCTTTCCGGCGGTGACAACACCTACATCAAACGCGTCATCGGCCTCCCCGGCGACCACGTGGTCTGCTGCGATGCCGGCGGCCACCTCACAGTCAACGGCCAGCAAGTTGCGGAACCCTACCTCTATGCCGGTGACGTCCCGAGCGAGCTGAAATTCAGTGTGCTCGTTCCGCCCGGGCGGCTCTGGCTGATGGGCGACCACCGCTCCCTGTCCGCAGATTCCCGCAGTCTTTTGGGCGCCCCCGGCGGAGGCATGGTCCCGCAGGAGCGGGTGATCGGCAGGCCGGTACAGATCATCTGGCCGCTTGATAGATTTACAGCAGTAGCAAGGCCCTCCGGGGCCGCCACAACGACAGCGAAGAACGGACAGTAG